The Oxyura jamaicensis isolate SHBP4307 breed ruddy duck chromosome Z, BPBGC_Ojam_1.0, whole genome shotgun sequence genome window below encodes:
- the MRPL17 gene encoding 39S ribosomal protein L17, mitochondrial, with amino-acid sequence MRLSVAAAISHGRLYRHLGPGPRARLDLLRNLVTALVRHERLEAPWARADEMRGYAERLIDYAKRGDTDERAMRMANFWLTEKDLIHKLFKVLAPRFQPHPGSYTRLLQIPSRDGTDCAKMAVIELKGNPYPPLVRPRRDSDKTLLNQLLKGYREDSRRQAAPRLPEGTAL; translated from the exons ATGCGGCTCTCGGTGGCGGCCGCCATCTCTCACGGGCGCCTGTACCGGCACTTGGGGCCGGGCCCCCGGGCCCGCCTCGACCTGCTGCGCAACCTGGTGACGGCGCTGGTGCGGCACGAGCGGCTCGAGGCGCCCTGGGCGCGCGCCGACGAGATGCGGGGCTACGCCGAGCGG CTCATCGACTACGCCAAGCGGGGGGACACTGACGAGCGAGCCATGCGCATGGCGAATTTCTGGCTGACG GAGAAGGACCTCATCCACAAGCTGTTCAAGGTGCTGGCGCCCCGCTTCCAGCCTCACCCCGGCAGCTACACCCGCCTGCTGCAGATCCCCAGCCGGGACGGCACGGACTGCGCCAAGATGGCAGTGATCGAGCTGAAGGGGAACCCCTACCCGCCGCTCGTCCGCCCGCGCCGCGACAGCGACAAGACGCTGCTCAACCAGCTGCTGAAGGGGTACAGGGAGGACAGCCGGAGGCAAGCAGCCCCGCGGCTGCCTGAGGGCACTGCGCTGTAG